The Sphaerochaeta globosa str. Buddy region TTCCTTATGGAGGGTTTTACTACCCGGGCTGTGACTTGCCGGTCGTTTTGACCCAGCAACAGGGACAGTTGGCCAGCCTCTTACTGGATGCCTATGCCTACAACGCCCAGGCTATTGAGAATCTCAACGGCAGGCAATTGGCCGACTTGGCCCTGAAGGTTTCGTTGTTGGATACGTCCAATTTGCTCTTGGACCTTCTCAACGGGAAGCTCGATCACGAGAGTATGACTTTGCAGCCTAAGCTTGCTGTTGCGCTTGCAGACCTTCCCTATGGGTATTGGGTCAGCGAACGAGCTGAAGAGCGTTCTTTCTATTTTCTGTGCAACGATACGCACTACCTTGAGGCGGAAGGACTCGTAGAACGCTGGTGGAACCAAGAACAGCAAGTATGTCTGACCCTCTTTGCAGACCTCAAGCAACAGAGATTTTACACTTCTCTTTCCAAGGCGCCGCTCTGGTAGAAAACACCTTCCCTTTTTAGGGATAAACCGATAGAGTTTGGCTATGGAATCCCTTCGAGAACTCTTTCGGATCGGCTATGGCCCTTCCAGCAGTCATACCATGGGACCGCGTGCTGCGGCCACCCATTTCCTTTCGTTGTACCCTCATTACCCCCGCTATGAGGCAGACTTGTATGGCAGTCTTGCAGCTACCGGAAAAGGACATTTGACTGACAAGGCCCTGCGTGAAATTTTTGCAAAATCCGGTAAGGAAGTAGAGATTGTTTGGTATCCCGACAGTGAGAAACCTTTTCATCCCAATGCTCTGACCATCCGCTCCTACAATGAGGCTAATGAAATTGTGCATGAGCAGACGTACTACAGTGTCGGAGGAGGGAAAATTATCGTCGAAGGTGAGCAGGAACAAGCTTCAAAGATAGTCTATCCCAAAGAGTATTCCAGGATGAAACAGATTCTTGAGTATTGCTCGGAGGAAGGCCTGCAGTTATGGGAGTTCGCTCTCCAATTCGAAGGGCCCGGGATTCTGACCTACATCGAAGAGGTTTGGAATGTCATGAGCAGTGCCGTGGAGCGAGGCTTGGACGCTGAAGGAGTACTGCCCGGCGGGCTGAAGCTGCCGCGCAAGGCAAGCCAATACAACTCCAAAGCTACTGAATTCTCCGGTCCGTTGGGAAGTACCGCTTCCGCCTTAAGCTATGCCCTTGCAGTAAGCGAGGAGAATGCCGGCGGTGGCTTGATCGTCACAGCCCCTACGTGCGGCAGCTGCGGCGTCCTTCCCGGAGTCCTCTATTATTTGGCAAAACAGTATAAATTCCCCAAAGTGAAAATACTCAGGGCTTTGCTTACAGCAGGCGTCATCGGCAATGTCGTGAAGACCAATGGGTCGATCAGCGGTGCCGAGGTCGGTTGCCAAGGCGAGATCGGTGTTGCTTGTGCCATGGCAGGAGCTGCCGCAACACACCTGCTGGGAGGCAGCATCTATCAGATTGAATATGCTGCTGAGATGGGCCTTGAGCACCATTTGGGGCTTACCTGCGATCCTATGCGCGGTCTGGTGCAGATACCCTGCATCGAACGCAATGCATTGGCTACCATGCGCTCTCTGGACCACTGCTCCTATGCGTTGCTCGGTGATGGACGGCACAAAGTGAGTTTTGACAGTGTCATTGAAGTGATGATGGAAACAGGACAGGCTCTTCCCTCCCTATACCGCGAGACTTCCAAAGGCGGCTTGGCAAAAGTACTTGGATAAGCTTTGATATGTCACAAGATTAAGTATGATTCTACAATAAATCTATTTTACTATATAAGAAAAAAATACTTCGCTTTATTCCTAGCATGATATGCAAGCAATTTCCTTGGATTTCGATTTTTCCAAGGAAATACCCTACGCGTATAGTTTAACCCTTGACATAGGTTTTTAGCCTAGGCTACTGTACAAAGTAAGTATGAAAATGAGAACAGGGGACTACCAAAGGTCACAAGCTCGCGAGGCGGCATTCTTTAGTATGCTCATAGTCCTGCTATGTCTCTTTGTACCTTCTTCACTCCAAGCAGCCATTACGTTGCAGACACCTTCTACGGATGTTCTTATCGTAGTTGAGCCCATCGCCTCCAATGGAAACGATGGATCCCTTCTTATTCCCATTTGTGACCTAACGTTGGTCGCCAAGCATCCAGGCTTTGGCAGAGTCTTTATCGAACATACCCCTCTTTTGTCTCAAACGGATGTGGTCATGTACCAGTTGGTATCGGAACGAGGGTTGGATTTCGAGCGTTCTGAACCTTTTCTCTATCGTGTACAAGGCCAGTTGCACGAAGAGGTTCCCATCGGTCGGCTCTGGGCTCGCTTGGTGCGCCCCTTGGGCAGCACAAAGACTTTGTGCTTCAGTACGCTCAGGGTAAATCTGGTTCTGGAGAAGTAATCAATACATTCTTTCGCTGCCAATGTTCCAATTCGCCTACAAATAAAAAAAGCCACGTATGAGTTTCCTCGTACGTGGCTGTTTCAGGTGAATTGCTTCTCAGTTACTTTACTACGATGTTCACCAACTTATCAGGAACTACAATCTCTTTGACAATGGTCTTGCCCTCGAGCCAGTTCCTCATCTTTTCATCCTCTTTGGCCATGGACAGGACTTCGTCCTTGCCGAGTCCCTTGGGGACCGTCACCTTTGAACGTACTTTACCGTTTACCTGGAAGACCATCTCGATCTGGTTGTCGATGGTAAATTCCTCACAATATGCAGGCCAAGCTACCGTTGAAAGTCCTCCACTATGGCCAAGCCGTTCCCACAGTTCCTCGGCAAGATGGGGAACATACGGGCCAAGCAGTTTGACCAAGGTTTCTCCAACCTCTCGAGGCAGGATCTCAATCTTGTACAGTTCATTAACCAGTACCATCATTTGGCTGATCGCAGTATTGAAATTCAGGGAATTTGTATCGTACGTGACCTTCTTGATCGACTTATGAAGCGTTCTCTTCAACTCCTCATCAGGCTCTGCATCGGTGATTTCCCGTTCGTCAAAAAGTCTCCAGATTCGGTCGAGGAACCGATACACGCCAACCAAACCGGTGGTGGCCCAAGGTTTTGAGACCTCCAGCGGTCCCATGAACATTTCATACATGCGCATGGAGTCAGCCCCGAATTCGGTGATGATCTCGTCAGGATTGATGACGTTCTTCAAGCTCTTGGACATTTTTGCGATGACCCGTTCCAACGTTTCGCCGGTTGCCTTCTCAATAAAGACATCGGGACTCTGTTCCTCGACCATATCGGTCGGAACCAGACTCTTGTCCTTGCGCTGGAAAGCATAACTGGTGATCATACCCTGGTTTACCAGGCGTTTGAACGGTTCGGAAGTGGAAACCAAACCGAGGTCAAAGAGTACCTTGTGCCAGAATCGGGCATACAAAAGGTGCAGTACAGCGTGCTCGGCGCCCCCGACGTAGAGGTCGACGGGCATCCAGTATGCTTCCATTTCCTTGGAGACGAATTCATTTGCATTTTTTGGGTCGAGATAGCGCAGGTAGTACCAGCAGGAACCCGCCCATTGGGGCATGGTATTGGTTTCGCGTTTTGCTTCCCCGCCGCAAACCGGACAGGAGCAATGGACCCACTCATCAATTTTTGCCAGCGGGCTTTCGCCCGTGCCGCTGGGTTCGTAACTGGTTACTTCAGGCAACAGCAGGGGAAGTTCTTCGATGGGGACGGCAACCGTGCCACAGGTGGGGCAGTGTACCAAGGGGATGGGTTCTCCCCAGTAGCGTTGGCGGCTGAAAATCCAGTCGCGAAGCTTATAGTTGATTGCCTTTGACCCGAGTTTGCGCTCCAAAAGCCAGGCAAGCATCGCCTCGATGGCATCTTCCTTGTTCAGGCCGTCCAGGAAATCACTGTTTACATGAATTCCATCCTCAGTCCAAGCCTGGGTCTGTACATCGACTTCGCTCTTGAGCACTTCAATGATGGGCAGGTTGAATTTCTTGGCAAACTCCCAGTCACGGGTATCGTGGGCGGGAACGGCCATAATGGCACCGGTTCCGTAGCTGATCAATACATAGTCGGCAATCCAAATCGGAATGCGCTTGCCGTTGACTGGGTTGATCGCATAACTGCCGCTGAATACACCAGTCTTGTCCTTGGCCAAATCGGTTCTTTCGAGGTCGCTCTTACGGGCGCTTGCCTCAAGATAGGCCTCAACGGCCGCTTTCTGTCCGACCTTGGTCAGCTGGGAGACAAGCGGATGTTCAGGGGCGACGACCATATAGGTTGCTCCATAGAGCGTATCGGCACGGGTTGTATAGACTTCAAGCTGGGCATCGATTTCATCAACCTTGAAAAATACCGAGGCTCCCTCGCTGCGGCCGATCCAGTTGCGCTGCATGAGCTTGACCGATTCAGGCCAGTCTACACTGTCCAGATCGGATAGCAGCTTGTCTGCGTATTCGGTGATTTTGAGCACCCATTGACGGATATTCTTGCGAACGACGGTCGTTCCGCACCGTTCACACTTTCCATCCTTTACCTCCTCATTGGCAAGACCTGTTTTACACTGGCCGCACCAATTGATCGGGGTGTGGGATTCATAGGCGAGGCCCTTGTTGAAGAGTTGTATGAAAATCCACTGGGTCCAGCGGTAGTAGTCGCTGCTGTGGGTTGAAATCTCGCGGTTCCAGTCATAGCTGAAGCCAAGGCTCTTTATTTGCTTGCGGAAGTTCTCAATGTTCTTCTCGGTGGTTGCCTTTGGGTGGGTACCTGTCTTGATCGCATAGTTCTCCGCCGGCAGGCCAAAAGAGTCGAACCCCATGGGATGGAGCACATTGTAGCCTCTCATCCTGAGGAATCTGCAGTAGATGTCGGTAGCGGTATATCCTTCAGGATGTCCGACATGAAGTCCCGCCCCGGAGGGATAGGGGAACATATCCAGGACATACGCCCGCTTATCCTTGGGGATGCTTGGATCTTCGGTGACGGCAAAAGTCTGATGCTCGTCCCAGTATGCTTGCCATTTTGTTTCTATTTCATGGAAGGGATATTTGCTCATGGGAGCCATCATACCTTTGCATCACGCTTCAGTCAACGCTACAGAAGGGTTCCATCATCGATGGTTGGAGAAAATTCTACAGCCTCCATTCTGTTTCCCTTCATGGAGATGATGCGAAAGGTTCCCGTTGGAGACTGGACAACTTCACCCTCTTGGGGAATGTCACCGGTCAGCTCCAAGACATACGCAGCAACTGTTGAAATTCTCTGCTTCTGATGATCGAGAGGAAGGTCCAGTTCATCAACAAACTGTTGGAATGGGGTGTCGGCCATAACCAGAAAGGTGCCGGGCATCTGCTCGCGCTCGACGATTCTGTCGGGAAACCTCCGTTCATGCTCGTCATAGAGTTCACCGAAGAGCTGCTCGGCTACGTCCTCCATCGTCACAACACCGCTGAAACCGCCGTATTCATCCAAGACTATCGCTTGCTGCAGCTTATCCTTCTTGAACAGGAAAAACACATCGTCCAAATGCATCTGCTCAGGGACGAAAATAGGTTGTCTGAGGATTGAGCTGATGCTCTTGTCCATGCGCTTTTCCAGCTGGGCGCGCAAGATATCGCGAACCAGTACAATGCCGATGATATTCTCCGCGCTCTTGTGAAACACCGGTACACGGCTGAATCCCGACTTCACAATGGAAGGGAATGCATCGCGGATCGTCAATTCATCGCTGATGCAAAACACGTCGGTACGGTGGGTCATGATGGTACGCACCTGTGTCTCGCTGAAGTGGATGGCCCTCTGCATGAGGTCGGACTCATACTGATCCACCAAGCCCTCATTTTCGGCTGCATCCACCATGTGCATCACTCCTTCGGTGGTGATGGACGGCTCTGTATGGGAGGCGAACAGACGAGTGATCAGAGAAGATAAAAGTCTGAGCAGCCAAACTACTGGAAAGAGAAGGATTGAAATAAACCGGATGGGATATGCCATGAAGACGGCTATCCTCATGTTGTGCATCAAGGCGAGTTGCTTGGGGGTAATCTCCCCGAAAATGAGAATCACCAAGGTAAGGATACCGGTGGCATACCCAACCGCTTGGCTTGAAAAGAACTCGATGGCAAACGTGGTCACCAAGGCGGATACGGAAATGTTCACTACATTGTTGCCAACCAAGACTGTAGTAAGCAGGGCATCACGGTCCTGGCTCAGCTTGTAGGCAAGTCTGCTTGAGCGGGTTTTTCGGTTCTCCAGTATCTTCAGTTGTACAAATGAAAGGGAGGTATATGCTGTTTCCATCGCTGAGAATACAGCGGAAAGCAACAGCAGAATTACGATGGCAGTTAGTTGTACTTGCATGTACACCCCCTGCCCACATATAAAAAGAGCGAGTGTTCGTCTGAACACCCTGTACTAGGTAACGGATCATCCATAATGGAATCAGTATACCAAGAGAAATGCATAGCAGGCAAGGGTAAGAATTATACTGAATGCTTTGTAATTCCATCCAGAGCGTTTGATACGTGCAGAATTGAAACCACAGAATGGATAGAAGAAAAAGAATGTGTCCAAACTCAAAAGGAACAGGGTGTAGGGATTAGGAAACAAAAGGAAGACAAGAGAGAGCGAGGTGTTGGAAATCAGGCTCATCCGAGCCAAGTCTTTCGCATGGGTTTTCAGCGACCAATTGCTTCCTTGTATGTAGAGGTTTCCCGGCACGGGAAAAGGAAGGCCCAACAGAAGCGGCAGCAGTAGGGCTGTGAAATAGGCGGTGTCCCATTGTCGATAGACTACCGATTTCTTGCGAACTTTTGCATACACAAGCGCAGGAAAAGTACGTGCCAGCAAGCTTAAAAAGGGTATCGCCAGCCATAGCATTGTATTTTCCCGAGTCAACTGCATCCATGAAACATGAAAAACTGAAAGGAGGTTCCATCCGAAGAGGACAGGCAGAAACAACACCGTGTTTGCGAGAACTCCCCCAAACCAAGCTGGGAGGTTTTCAGGATACGACATCTCTTTTTCCCCATCGAGACGCAGATGCCATAAAAAGTATCCCATATCGAAAAATCGGGAGGCATGCTTCCATACCTTGAAAAGCCCGAAGCGAAAACGTCGTATTTGTGCAACCAACGGAAGACGGGAAAACCCCTCTCTCTGTAGTTGTTTGAAGGAAGCAGGATTGTCACCTTCCACACAACCCGCAACATCGGTGCAGCCCAAACCCTTAAGGAAGGCCAAGGACTCGGATATGAGTTTTCCCGCAAGACCCTTTCCGCGGTGCTTCTCATCGGTGTAGAGCCAACCCAGATATCCCATTTTTACCTGCTTGTTGACCTTGTACACATCTAGATTCAAGCCGGCGACAACCCGACCCTCGTAAAGGACCACCAAGGTGGTGTCGGGGTGAAGAAAAAAAATTGAGGCAAGACTTTTGTCAAAGCAGCGTTGCATGAGGGCCTTTGTTTCGCTTTCCTGCTCTTTCTTCATGGCAGAGATTGTGTAGGTACTCATAGCTGCGGCTCATCAAGGAGAAGAACCATTTCACTTTGCGTGGTGAAATTACTGAAGCCGAGTTCATCCAAGGCTTTGATGGTAAGGCTGTCTTTTTCATCCACATTGAGCATCCGCACTGACTGAGTCGTACAGACGTTGCAACAACCAACAATGGCTTGCTTTATCAGAGATATATCTCTATAGACTGGTTCAATGTTGATTTGGGCTATCGATCCCCGGTTTGGATGATACCAAACGATTCCCCTTCTTGTGTCTTGGTACACAATATCAGAGCACGTATACAGTCCTTCTACAACCGACTCATCACTGTTCTGGTAGGTTGGCTCAAAGCTTGCAGGAACACTATATCCTTGTATGTGATGCTCAAGCAAAACGTTTGATTGTTGGGTGATTTGTGCTTGTTTGATGGAGAAGCATTGAAGGTTTCGACGCATCATAAACCCATGGCTGAGATAGAGGTTTTTTGCCTTGGAGTTGGAGTTGAGGACTTCGAGGACGAACTGTGAGCAACCTCTTGACCGCAGGTGTCCGATTGCATCGTCGATGAGGGTGTGGGAAAGCCCTTTTCCCCGGTACGAGGGAATGATGCCGGTTCCAGCATCGTAGGCAACCCTTCCTCTGCGGCCGATCAGCAGAAAGCCAACCAATTGTCGTTTCTCGAAAAGACCCACCGAGTCCTCGCTGCTGTAAGAGAGGCTTTGCAGGTGGGCCTTCAACGCTTCGAGCGACATGGCCACTGGTAGGTCGTAATCGCTGAACGCCTCATTGAAAACAGGAAGAAGTTCTTCATAGTCAGTATGCTTGAGTGAGGATGTTACCACCATTTTTTTCTCCTGAAATAGATGGCCATACCGCTGACGACCAAAACTGAGCCACCAAGGATTGCATAAAAGCCCCAATAGGCGCTTGTCATCGGCATATGGGCGAAGTTCATACCATACAGACCGGTCAAAAAGGTAAGGGGGATGAAGATTGTCGAGATGATCGTCAGCACCTTCATGATGGCGTTCATCTTCATATCGAGGCTCGAGAGGTATACTTCCATGATTCCTGACATGGTTTCGCGAAGCATATCGCACTCTTCAAAGAGCCACAGGGCATGGTCGTAAATATCACGAAGCAAAAAGTTGGTGTTGCGGTCGAGAAACGGATTTTCAGAGCGTATCAGGGTGGTCAGAATATCCTTAAGGGGGCTGGTCATGCGCCTGAGCCTGAGGATTTCAGCCTTTTGCTGATGGATGGCGGAGGCAGTGGTTTCCTGTGGTTTGGTAATGACCAATTCTTCCAGATTCTCAGTTTTCAGCTCCAGCTCATCGGCCTTGACCAGGTACTGGTCGACCACCCGGTCGATAAGGGCATGCAAGAGGGCGCTGGAAGTGGCACTCTGCAGTTTTGTTGCCGAGGAAAGCTGACGGACTACCGGCTCAAACGATAGATGATTGTATTCTGCAATTGAGAGCACCCAGCCATCACCGAGAAACAGGGTAAGTTGCTGTTCCTGGGTCCCTTGGTGTTCCAGAATGCGCAAGGTGACCGAAAGGTAGGCATCGTATTGGTCGAGCTTAAGCCTCTGGTCGGTGGAAAACACGTCCTCCAGGCTGAGGTTGGCGATTTGAAACTCCTTGGCAATCTTTACGATGGCCTGGATATCCTCAAGGCCTGAGATCTCGACCCAACGGAGGTTCTCCTTCTCGGCTTGCGTATACCCATTTTCCATCCGATAGGAGCCACTTCGGTACATATGGGTATGGATACTGGTCTGCTGAGGCAGGGTATCGCCGACATAGATAAGGCTTCCGGCTGCCAACCCTTCCTTTTTCTTGTGGGCATAGGGATTCACTTTTTTTTCGTGCATGCGTTCTCCTACAAGGTTACCAATCCCAGAATCAGTAACAGTTGGGCAAGTATATACATGGCCATTTCAGTAGTGACGGTACATTGGTGTCGATTCAAACTTCCCATAGCTATCATACCGTCGGAGATGATGAAAGCCAAGGCTCCCAACGAAGCCAGCATTGAACCGGAGCCGAAGCACAGAACCGTCATGGCAAACAGGTTGACCGCATAGAGGATGTATCTGATTTTGAAGGGTGAATATTTCAGGAGTTTGAGCAAATAGAAGAAGGGTGCGAGTACAAGCAGCAATCCGATACCGATGGGCAGCCATTGCAGCGGAGTAAGGAGTATATGCATGGAATAGCAAAGGTGTGCGAGGGCGAAGCTGATCATGCCCAAGGTGAAAGTATTCTTTCTGGATGCCTTGGTAAGAAAGTAATCTCCCACCGTTGCCAATGCCAGTGAGCAGAGCAGCAGAGGCTTTGCACCATTTTTCAGCACATACATCATGAGAAGTGGCATGAGCAGGACCTTGGTCAATGAGCCCAGGTTTTTTAGGCCTTCAGAACGAAGACTCAAGTGTATCAGTGCTAAGCCGATATATAGGAGGAGAATCGTATCCATAGGAGCAGGGTAATATAGCTGGTTTTATATCGCAAGAGCAAAAGTGGATACTATTTTGCCTTACTCAAGGAATTCTGATATAATCCCCAAATATGGCAAAGACAACGTATGATGAATCGAAAATCCAAACGTTAAGTGCGCTGGAGCATATTCGAAAGCGTCCAGGCATGTACATCGGACGGTTGGGGAATGGCACGCATGTCGACGATGGCATTTACATCCTGCTTAAGGAAGTGGTGGACAACAGCGTCGATGAATTCATCATGGGCTATGGCAGCAGAATTCTCATCCGTCGCAAAGAGTGCGAAGTACGGGTGAGGGACTATGGCCGAGGTATTCCTTTGGGTAAGGTGGTCGATTGTGTTTCGATCATCAACACCGGTGCAAAATATAGCGACGATGTTTTCCAATTCTCCGTTGGTTTGAACGGAGTGGGTACGAAGGCGGTCAACGCCCTTTCTTCGCATTTTATGGTCACCAGCTTTCGGGAAGGAAAGTACCACAGTGCTACTTTCTCACAGGGCATATTACTGAAAGAGGAGACTGGGGAGACCAAGGAAGCCGATGGGACAGAGGTGGTGTTCACCCCCGATCCCGAGTTGTTCGGTGATTATGCCTACAACGAGGATTTCATTTTCTCCCGGCTTTGGAGCTATGCCTACCTGAATACCGGTCTTTGTCTCGATTACAACGGCAAAGTCTACAAGTCAGCCCATGGGTTGTTGGACCTGTTGGATAAGGAAGTTGGTACCGAGGGTCTGTATACCATTATTCATTATCAGGCCAAGCAAATGGAATTCGCCCTGACCCACGTGGCGGGTTCCTATGGTGAGAACTATTTTTCCTATGTAAACGGCCAGCATACCACCGATGGGGGAACCCATCAGAGTGCCTTCAAGGAGGGTATTCTCAAAGGTATCAACGAGCATTTCAAGAAGAACTGGGCACCCCAGGACGTCCGTGAGGGAGTGGTCGGAGCCATTGCGGTGAAAGTGAAAGATCCGGTGTTTGAGTCCCAGACGAAAAACAAGCTTTCCAATACCGAAATTCGAACCTGGATTGTGAACGAGGTGCGCGATGCCATCGTGGACTTCCTGCTCAAGAATGCAGAGGAAGCCCAAAAGCTCTATCAAAAGATTATCAACAATGAGGCGCTTCGCAAGGAGCTCAATGAAGTCAAGAAAGGGGCGAGGGAGTCGGCAAAGAAAGTATCGCTGAACATACCCAAGCTCAAGGACTGCAAATACCACCTCGGACAAAGTACCACGCATCCCGATGAGTGCGAACACTCGATGATTTTCCTGACCGAAGGTGACAGTGCCAGCGGAACCATCACCAAAACACGTGATGTCATGACCCAGGCCGTATTCAGCCTCAGGGGTAAGATCGTCAATGTCTACGGCAAAAAGAAAACTGAAATCTATAAGAACGCTGAACTGTATAATATGATGGTTGCCCTGGGAATCGAAAACGGGGTGGAAGGGCTTCGGTATGGCAAAGTCATCATCGCAACGGATGCCGATACCGACGGGTTTCATATCCGAAACCTTCTGATGACCTACTTCTTGACCTATTTTGAGGATTTGGTGTTTGCAGGCAGGCTGTACATCCTGGAGACTCCGCTCTTTCGGGTACGCAACAAAAACCAGACGGTCTACTGTTACAGCGAGCATCAGCGTGACGACGCCACTGCCCAGATCAAGAACAGCGAGGTGACCCGATTCAAGGGCCTTGGGGAGATCGACCCCAAGGAGTTCGGTCAGTTCATCGGTGAGGATATGCGCCTCATTCCTGTCTCGATAGCAGGTATGAATGAGATGCATAAAACCATGGAGTTCTATATGGGTAGCAATACACCCGATAGACGCGAATTCATCATGGAGAATCTGATCTAATGACCCAGGCACACTCAATTTTCAAACGAAATTTTCTGGAATATGCAAGCTATGTCATCAAGGAGAGGGCGATTCCCGACTTAGGTGACGGATTCAAGCCGGTACAAAGGCGTATCATTCACACTCTTTTTGAAATGGATGACGGAAAGTTCCACAAAGTTGCCAATGTGGTGGGTTGGGCTATGCGTTACCACCCGCATGGGGATTCCTCCATTTATGAGGCTTTGGTCAACCTGGCCAACTGCGACCTGTTCATCGAACGACAAGGAAACTTTGGAAACTCTCTTACCGGTGATAGTGCGGCGGCAGCTCGTTATATTGAGTGTCGCTTGCTTCCCTTCGCCAAGAAGGTGTTGTACAACCCTGAACTGACGGAATTTGTCGACTCGTATGATGGAAGAAACCAGGAACCGGTAGTATTCCCGGCGAAGATCCCCGTCGTCCTGATCCAAGGTGTCAGTGGTATTGCGGTAGGTATGAGTACCTACATTCTTCCCCACAACCCATTGGAAGTGCTCGATGCAATGGCGGCTTCCTTGAAGGGGGAGAGCTATCAATTATATCCCGATTTCCTTGGCGGGGGCATTGTTGACGTTGAGGACTATCGCGATGGACGAGGTTCTGTATCGGTTAGGGCCAAGCTCAATACTACTGACCCGAAGCGGATTATTATTGAGGAACTTCCCTATGGCACAACCAGCGAGGCAATGATTCGTTCGGTGGAGGAAGCTGCCAAGAAGGGAAAGCTGAAGATCAGCTCGATCAACGACTACACCGCTGAAAAGGTGAATATCGAAATCAATCTGGCGCGCAACACGTATGCACAGGAGATTGTCGACGCCTTGTATGCCTATACCGATTGCGAGACGAAGCTGTCCATCAACCCGTTGGTGATTCGTGACAACGTGCCGACCATCATGGGGGTGCATGAGATTCTGGATTGGCATGCCCAGCATTTGGTGGTTGTGTTGAAGGCGGAGCTTGAATTGGAGAAAGGCCATCTGCTGGATAAGCTGCATGCCCGAACCCTGGAGCGGATTTTCATAGAGGAACGCATCTACAAACGAATCGAGCAGAAGAAGAGTGCAGAAGAGGTGAACAAGGCGGTCATAACCGGGTTTAAGCCTTTTGAGGAGCAATTGTTCAGGCCTGTAGTGCTTGAGGATGTCGAACGTCTTTTAAAGATTCCCATCAGGCGCATCAGCTTGTTTGATATTGAGAAGAACAGGGAAGAGATTGACCAGATCAATGATACTGTTGCCGAAATCGAGCGAAAGCTTGCAAATCTGATCGGGTATGCTCTTTCCTATATTGCCGAGCTGAAGACGATGCTCGGCATTAAGGAACATCAGCGTAAGACAACCATCAAGACGTTTGAGTTGATCGACGTCAAGGAAGTTGCCGAGCGCAACCTCGCCGTCAAGTACGACCCGGCCAATGGCTATCTCGGGTATGGGGTCAAGACGGGAAACATTCTCTTGGAAGTGAGCACGTTCGACCGTGTCCTGATCATACGCAAGGATGGTACCTATCAGGTCATCGACGCTCCTGAGAAGGAGTTTGTAGGCAAGGGCCTGCTCTATTGCGGATATGCCGAAAAGACCGAGCTGGCCAATCTTGTATTCTCGGTCATCTATCAGGAGAAGACCTACAAGTATCTGTTCCTCAAGCGCTGTCAGATTGTAAGTTACCAATTGAAGAAGGTGTACCCGCTGTTGCCTGAGGGCAACTTCAAGTTGGTCAAGCTCAGTACGTACGCCAATGCCGAATTGACCATCACCTATAAGCCCAAAGCCGGACTGAGGATTCTTGAGGAGAAATTCTATTTCTCCGATTACTTGGTGAAGAATGTGAAGGCCAACGGGGTGAGGATTGCCGTTAAGGAAGTTGCATCACTGAAGTTGCGATCGGTCAAGGAAGTGGTGCACGGC contains the following coding sequences:
- a CDS encoding L-serine ammonia-lyase, which encodes MESLRELFRIGYGPSSSHTMGPRAAATHFLSLYPHYPRYEADLYGSLAATGKGHLTDKALREIFAKSGKEVEIVWYPDSEKPFHPNALTIRSYNEANEIVHEQTYYSVGGGKIIVEGEQEQASKIVYPKEYSRMKQILEYCSEEGLQLWEFALQFEGPGILTYIEEVWNVMSSAVERGLDAEGVLPGGLKLPRKASQYNSKATEFSGPLGSTASALSYALAVSEENAGGGLIVTAPTCGSCGVLPGVLYYLAKQYKFPKVKILRALLTAGVIGNVVKTNGSISGAEVGCQGEIGVACAMAGAAATHLLGGSIYQIEYAAEMGLEHHLGLTCDPMRGLVQIPCIERNALATMRSLDHCSYALLGDGRHKVSFDSVIEVMMETGQALPSLYRETSKGGLAKVLG
- the leuS gene encoding leucine--tRNA ligase translates to MSKYPFHEIETKWQAYWDEHQTFAVTEDPSIPKDKRAYVLDMFPYPSGAGLHVGHPEGYTATDIYCRFLRMRGYNVLHPMGFDSFGLPAENYAIKTGTHPKATTEKNIENFRKQIKSLGFSYDWNREISTHSSDYYRWTQWIFIQLFNKGLAYESHTPINWCGQCKTGLANEEVKDGKCERCGTTVVRKNIRQWVLKITEYADKLLSDLDSVDWPESVKLMQRNWIGRSEGASVFFKVDEIDAQLEVYTTRADTLYGATYMVVAPEHPLVSQLTKVGQKAAVEAYLEASARKSDLERTDLAKDKTGVFSGSYAINPVNGKRIPIWIADYVLISYGTGAIMAVPAHDTRDWEFAKKFNLPIIEVLKSEVDVQTQAWTEDGIHVNSDFLDGLNKEDAIEAMLAWLLERKLGSKAINYKLRDWIFSRQRYWGEPIPLVHCPTCGTVAVPIEELPLLLPEVTSYEPSGTGESPLAKIDEWVHCSCPVCGGEAKRETNTMPQWAGSCWYYLRYLDPKNANEFVSKEMEAYWMPVDLYVGGAEHAVLHLLYARFWHKVLFDLGLVSTSEPFKRLVNQGMITSYAFQRKDKSLVPTDMVEEQSPDVFIEKATGETLERVIAKMSKSLKNVINPDEIITEFGADSMRMYEMFMGPLEVSKPWATTGLVGVYRFLDRIWRLFDEREITDAEPDEELKRTLHKSIKKVTYDTNSLNFNTAISQMMVLVNELYKIEILPREVGETLVKLLGPYVPHLAEELWERLGHSGGLSTVAWPAYCEEFTIDNQIEMVFQVNGKVRSKVTVPKGLGKDEVLSMAKEDEKMRNWLEGKTIVKEIVVPDKLVNIVVK
- a CDS encoding hemolysin family protein; translation: MQVQLTAIVILLLLSAVFSAMETAYTSLSFVQLKILENRKTRSSRLAYKLSQDRDALLTTVLVGNNVVNISVSALVTTFAIEFFSSQAVGYATGILTLVILIFGEITPKQLALMHNMRIAVFMAYPIRFISILLFPVVWLLRLLSSLITRLFASHTEPSITTEGVMHMVDAAENEGLVDQYESDLMQRAIHFSETQVRTIMTHRTDVFCISDELTIRDAFPSIVKSGFSRVPVFHKSAENIIGIVLVRDILRAQLEKRMDKSISSILRQPIFVPEQMHLDDVFFLFKKDKLQQAIVLDEYGGFSGVVTMEDVAEQLFGELYDEHERRFPDRIVEREQMPGTFLVMADTPFQQFVDELDLPLDHQKQRISTVAAYVLELTGDIPQEGEVVQSPTGTFRIISMKGNRMEAVEFSPTIDDGTLL
- a CDS encoding GNAT family N-acetyltransferase, with product MSTYTISAMKKEQESETKALMQRCFDKSLASIFFLHPDTTLVVLYEGRVVAGLNLDVYKVNKQVKMGYLGWLYTDEKHRGKGLAGKLISESLAFLKGLGCTDVAGCVEGDNPASFKQLQREGFSRLPLVAQIRRFRFGLFKVWKHASRFFDMGYFLWHLRLDGEKEMSYPENLPAWFGGVLANTVLFLPVLFGWNLLSVFHVSWMQLTRENTMLWLAIPFLSLLARTFPALVYAKVRKKSVVYRQWDTAYFTALLLPLLLGLPFPVPGNLYIQGSNWSLKTHAKDLARMSLISNTSLSLVFLLFPNPYTLFLLSLDTFFFFYPFCGFNSARIKRSGWNYKAFSIILTLACYAFLLVY